The following nucleotide sequence is from Solanum dulcamara chromosome 7, daSolDulc1.2, whole genome shotgun sequence.
cctcaatcttgagacgaatcacaagatcttccaacttcatttccttatgcttgtgctttagataatttttgaaatctctccacgaaggaggcaacttttctatcattgcagccacttgaaatgctttattaactaccataccttcagtaataaggtcatgaaaaataagttgtagttcttgaacttgagttccaacagttctgctatctatcattttatagtctaggaacttagcaaccacaaattttttcaagcatgcgtcttcagtcttgtacttcttctcaagtgcatcccataattctttagaagttttcacagcactatagacattgtacaaatcatcatccaaagcacttaggatgtagcccttgcataaaaaatctgcctgtgtccatgcctcagtaatcataaatttttcattggccgGCATATCAGCAGCGGGCACAGGAGGATCTTCGTtagtgaacttctgcataccaagagtggtaagccaaaagaacaccctttgctgccatcctttgaagttggctccagaaaattttcCTGATTTTTCTGCCAGTGGCACAGAAGTGcggcttgttgcagcaacagtcgcagaagtagtagcagtatcacttgtcatttcttttcactgtcaaaatagacaaactgtcttaatatttcagaatatcagaccttttataaaaacaacgacaaagtttttatactcttcaaatcgttgtacacgtatgaactttaatattccaacgaagtttttatactcttcaaatcagaatatttatttcatacggagtagaaaaccacacaggttttagtctccaaagacAGAATACAGTTTGAtcagaaaacaataataatactagtttccttaagattgttagtaaactgtattggaaaatattaaaacagtaacaaaaaactaaaagtaataaaacacagaatctggaaattaattcaagaacaaaatcgagcccattgactgcacagtgtgtccttaaggaaattattcccctcaaagtatcCGAGGTtgtggaatctttcctcccaggatagaacgatttactcaccaaagtagaggtactgctaATTTTTGGTGACTACAAACCACTTGATGGCTGTATTtcacacgagttttaggaagtgcagaaagaagaagaagatggtatgttcagaatttcgtatggaacattctgaggattaagagACATATCAATTgaccgtagccgtagccgtagccgtagccgagcgagcgacgacgacgacggcgcgaggggagaccctcttcttgatcctttagcaacatgaaggagtgcttctacttttaagtaggagacttttcatttctaccacctatgtgggaccaaaacttatttaataaagcaagagagaacatatcatttcctctccacttctttttccctcaatttcccattcaacctatcagtTAAACCCAACACCCTTGAGATTGTTCCTCGCTATTGACAAAAGTTGCAGCGAGGATATATTGAATATGGAGACCGGAACAAAGCCGGTAATCTGGTTTCCCCCCATGTCTAACTCCACCAAATTAACAAGATTTCTGAATTCTTGTGGAACTATCCCTGCAGTTAATGtgtaataaagaaaataatccaAAGTAATAAGGATTGGTAAGGCAAGGCCTAGCCTCCCTTAATTCATGATgaggttttttattttattattaataaaagacTGTTAGTTTAATGGTATAAATTTGCCAATTAATATGATTAAACATACCAGTGAAATGGTTAAATCCAAGAGCCAAGAAGTGCAGATTAGTTAGTCTTGCAATTTCACTATGTATTGGTCCATCAAACTCATTTTGTGCTAAAGCCAATATTTGAAGCTTTGAACAATTTGACAAGCTTGTAGGCATATGACCGTGAAACTTGTTTATAGATAGATTAAGCCAGTTCAGGTCGTGAAGATTACCGATCCCTTCTGGAATGATCCCTTGAAGTAAATTGTGAGATGAATCTAAAATCTCCAACATTGAGGCATTTGATATTTAGATCCTATGAGATTGTTTCCATACAAGCTTAAATATATCAGGTTTTCAACACTTGCAATCTCCTTTGGAATTTGACCTTCTAACGAATTGAATGTCAAATCCAAAGTTTCAAGctttgaaatattaaaacatgaaGAGGGGAGTCAACTATTATTTCTAAGACTTAGATATTGAAGTCTGTGTAAGAACCCAAACCAACAAGGAACCTCCCCTATGAAGTTGTTGAAACTTAAATCAACAAAGTTAAGCGGACGCAATTTTGCCATTTCTTGAGGCACATTTCCATAGAAATTGTTGCTTACCAAGTCAAGAGAGACAAGAAATGTGAGATTTCCAAAATCACGGGAATCCTGCCCGTAAGAGTCACGTTGGAAAGATTGAAGGACTTCACTCGTGATAAGAGCCACAAGTGACTCCAACCCAATGACAAACAGAAGTAGCAGGAGTTCATTGAAAGGGGTCcgaaattatttgaaattttaaagaaagaagagTTAATTGATCAGTGTTAATGTTGGTTTGGCCCATAACACACTGAAGCAACAAGAGTACTGTTAAGAGAAAAGAAGTGAATATTTTCTCCATATGTAcaatattattaggaaaaaggaaaaatgtttCGTCATTCTTTCCATCATGTCAATATTAATACAACTAAATTATTGTTTCAatacaacaaaagaaaaagtGTCTTTTTCGTTGCTGTCAGTTTCATATCCAAGTGTTGAAGCCACTCATTTTAATCCTCTCACTGTATCGAAATTGTGTATTATTTCCTTCCAGAATAAAACAAATATACCTATTAAAGAAACAGTGATACTTCAAATTTCACCAAATTCAAAAGTCAACAACAAAAATGTATGTAGAACAGGCATGGTGTCCTTTTGGGGAAGTCTGTTCAGGGAAGGAACAAGTCCTTTTTGCTTGTTGGAATATAAACCTCAACAACAGCCTTCACTCTCTAGTATAAAAGAAATTGATAAGCTATATTGTTAGGATTGGGTTGAGTCAGTTGCAAGCACTCACTCAGGTATGAAATCTATCCTTTATGTTCAAGGATTCAATTACTGAAATACCACATGCTATGTTGCCCACAAACTGTTTGACGTTTTGCCTCAAAGAATTGTTTGTGTTTTCTTCCAAATGGCATGtgttttttaaataataaaataaaattgggaGTAGAGGGAAGGGATTACAAGGTGGGGAATTGAATATTTACCAATAAGGTGAAAGTTGAACTAGTCGACCAATTGGGCTACTAAGTTTTCCAGGTATAAGAGTGTGACACCATGTGTAAGTCGATTTAAGTAAGcagaggttcggaaagaagagTTTGTTATTTGCCTTTCTCGATTAAATAGGTGCTTACTCTACTTTGAGACAACATAAAAGAAGATATACATCGTAGATTTATTTGTTGATCATCAGGCTACCCTCGGATTCTTCCCTATTGATATTAATGAGGTGTGCGGGAAGGATAGTGCCTAATACAGTAATATATGACCTTTCTGAGTTGTCTCTCACAAGTGAACAAAAAGGTGGATATCTGATCGTGAAATATGTCATTTTGGCTATTCCGATCTTTTTATCTATTCATTTTGTCAGGTATCTGAATCATACGATTTTTTGAGGAATTTTCTTTTCACATTCATTCTACTAGACCAAAACGAGGCCTTTCCTTGCTAGTTGGAATGAAAACCTCAACAACATCCTTCAATTCTAAGTATAGAAGAAGTTACTACGAGATGCCTATAAAAATTTCCAGCGAAATTGATAACTATTAGATGCACCACTCTACTCTTAATTAGGTGTGAATCTCTGTTTAGAGAAAAGAGTAGAAGGCATTCTTCATAAGTACCAATATTAGTAGGAAAATGGTATGACTAGTAATGGTTTTGAGACTTTAAGTATATCTTTTTAGGAGACTTTTCTATCGAATCTTTTTTTTAAGGGAATAGTAAAAACCACTTTTCTTCATTCATTCCATCATATcaatattacaacaacaacataccgagtgaaatcccactaagtggggtctgggaagggtaaagtgtatgtaGACCTTActactacctcgtggaggtagaaaggttgttttcgaaagactaTCATATCAGTATTAAAACAACTAAATTAATGTTTcaatgaaacaaaaaaaaattgtctctCATTGTTGTCAGTTTGATATCCAAGTGTTGAAACCACTCATTTTAGATTAGATAGATTTTCCAAGTCAATGCAATTATATTAACGGCCCCCAAAGAGTTCAGCTAGTGTGGAGGGAAAATCGTGAGATTTATTGAAACCAACCAACATTTCAAAACAGAATCAAGTgctaaaacaaaacaaaaaaaaaacaaagacaaTCTTTACATGAATCCAACAATTTAGTAAACATTTGCAACAAATAAGTGATTTGGAACAAGAGATTCTGAGAATATGCTCAGCATGCAAGAAGTTGAATCTTGATCTTCTGTAGCATCCCTACAACATCTTTTATGTTTGTCCTTCTTGCTAGATATTCGGCACAGTAATCTAATGCAACTTTCATGATTGATGCCACAACATCTAGCTTCTTCTGTAAGTGTTTATCCATTGGTGTTATCAAATTGGCATCCACAACATCCATTACTACCTCTGGGAGTGAATAATTCACCCATTGCTTCAAGCTAAgagctccctcaaattcattaGCCTTTCTCCTAGTAAACGTTTCCAACAACATGATCCCGTAACTATAGACATCACATTTTATTAACACCAATCCATCCAGTCCATACTCTACATTCAAATAATTAAGGAATTTAAAGATTTAACATAATTTCTTGgtgaaaaagaaaatggaagGAAAAATCAGCAAAACAAAGAGACGTACCTGGTGCAATATAACCCAATGTTGCTAAGGTTTTAGTGTATAAATCACTCTCATATTCACCAAGAAGTTTTGAAATACCAAAGTCGCTTAGGTGGGCAACCATATCCTCATCCAGCAAGACGTTAGATCATAGTGAATCACGGGTAACAAGCACTCATGATGGAGATATTCCAGTGCACATGCCACATCTATCATAATGCTTGGTCTCTGCCTGATATCTAGGAAGTAGTTGTGCGAATACAAATACTTCTCAAGATTTCCATTAGGCATATACTCGAGCACTAAAGCCTTAAAATCAAGGTTGGAACAACTACTGATGACTTTCACGAGATTCCTATGGCGAAGGCTACACAAAACTTCACATTCTGTATCAAAACTTTTGAATGCCGCTTCCAGTTGCAGATTGAACACTTTAACTGCAATGGCAGTCCCACTTCTGAGAACGCCTTTGTAAACAGAACCAAAACTTCCAGAACCAATCAGATTACTCTCGCTAAGCGCATTAGTTGCTCGGAGCAGTTCATAGTATGAAATTCTTTCTCTTGCTACGGTAGACAATGAATCAGCTTGTTGAGAAGAACTTTTACCTCTTCTATTCCTTATCCATACAAACACAAAGGTAATAGGAACAAATACAAGTGCAATTCCCAACAAGAGAAAAAGAAGTAGCACTTTTTTCCTATTTGATCTGTGCTTTGATGAAGTGGGGCATGGAGGGACACTAAATCTTGAAGAACCACACAATGCTTCATTGTAGATGAAAAACTGACTTGAGAGGTTCTTGAAAGGATCCCCCGAGGGTATTTCACCATACAATTTGTTGTCAGAAACATTGAAATACTTGAGGTATTGAAGTTTCTCCAAAGACATAGGAATGGTTCCCGATATATTATTATGAGAAAGGTCTAGGAATTCCAAACCTACCATGTTGCTCATTGAGTCAGGTATAGTTCCTTGTAACTTGTTATGTCTCAAAGAAAGGTGCACAAGATTTTGCAATCCTCCTATTTCTCTAGGAATTCCATTTGATAATTGATTCCTTGACAGATCTATCAGTCTCGCAACCTTTAAATTTCCGATTTCTGGAGGTAAAGAACCAGCCATGTTGTTTGATGATAAGTCAAGCTCTATTAGATCTTTAAGATTTCCTAAACTTGATGGTATCGTGGAAATCAATTTAGTGGAACCAATATGTAACAACCTAAGGGAAGTAACATTCCCTAAACAATTAGGAAGTGCTCctgaaagttgattttgacccAAGGAAATAGCACCCAAATGTGTCAATTTACATAGATTATCTCCAATAAATCCTGTAAGTTTTGTTGTTGTGCAAGTACAAGCGCTGAAGGTTTCTCAAGTTACGAGTTGATGTAGGAATTGATCCAATCAAGTTATTATTAGTAAGATCAAGGTCTAATAAGCTGCTTAAGTTCCCAACTTCATTTGGAATTCTCCCTTTGATTTTGCAACAAGTGGTGTAAAACGTCGTTAGAGATGTGGAAAGGTTCCCTACAGATACTGTAAGCATGTCGTTTAGATGGTTGAAACATAAAATAAGATATATCAAATTGGTTAATGAAGTCAGGAAGCTCAACGAGGAGTCACTGGTTAAATTGTTTCCCCCCAAGTTTAGTTAGTGTAGATGAGTCAAATATCCAAGAGAATTGGGAATGAAGCCAGTGAGTTTGATGTATGAAAGCTCTAGATGAGTAAGCTTTGAACAATTGGAGATAGAATGAGGAATAGTCCCAACAAGATTGGTTAAGCTATGCAAATAAAGCTGTTCAATGTTGGGTAAGATAGAACCTATGTTTGGTGGAAAGGTTCCTGATAGATTGTTGGATGAAAGATCAATTGCTCTCAGCCCTGATATGTTGAAGATTTCCATGGCAAGTGAACTACTAAAACTATTAAACTCAATGTCAAATTCCTCCAACTCAACGAGATTTTTTTATCTCTTTTGGTATTTCACCTGTCAACATGTACATAAAGAAAGAATGAATACTAGTGAGTTTAATACAGTATACGTTGTACTTTTTGCTATCACTTTGAATACGTACCAGTAAAGCTATTTTGGCCAAGATATAAAACTTGCATCTTGGTTAAGTTTCTAATCTTCCGTGGTAAGGATCCCTTGAGATTGTTCCTCCTTAGTGAAACAACTTGCAACGAGGAGATATTGCATATGGAGATGGGGATAGAGTCGGTAATCTAGTTTCTATCCACAACTAATTGCACCAAATTAACAAGATTTCCGATTTCTCGTGGAATTATCCGTGCATTGAAAATTGTGAATGGTATAGAACCCGCACGATTCCAAATAGAAAAACTTCAATCATTTTTAGTTGATTATCTTGTATGGACAACGACAAACAAAAACAGCGGAAGACCAACTTTCATTCGATGTGAAAAGAGTCTAAAATAATTtggaattttaaagaaagaagagCTAATTGATCAGTCGTAATGTTGGATTCGGTCATGGCTGAACTAGCCATAACATAGTGAAGCAACAAAAGCAGtgttaagagaaaaaaaagtgaAGGCTTTCTCCATTAGTGCAAATATTAGTAGTAACCTGTGGTTTGGAGGCTTTAAATAGCGATAAGATCTATTTTTAGGAGATTTTTCCATTCAAATCTCTTTtaaggaaaagagaagaaaattaattttctttattcaTCCTGTCATATCAACCAAGTCTTGCTTTATATATAATACTAGTTTCTGGAGACCTTCGTTGTACGTATATACCATGTAAATTTTTATAGATTCGTTAGAACAATTAAAATTCTATAAAAATTAATGTGTAATgagtaataaaatataataattacaaattattatttttaaaggttgATAAGAAACATCAAATGGGTGGTGTATTTTAATGTTTagaattaatttcttttaaggAACCAACTGTAAATTATAAACTTTGTTCAGTAGTTAGTAAAGTTCCAATAAAGTCATAAACTGCTAATTTGAGCCCAAAATACAGATTTACTATCATTAGATATTcatagaaaattaaattaaagaagtCCAATAGagataaaaacacaaaaataaacatgaaagaaatacacATCCTTCTTAAGACTTAATTCGTAACAATATAGATGTAAAAAAGAAATACAGAATTGGTACATCATTTTTCGAGTTCTTACTGACACCTTCTCCCTTAATCAATCAAAATTCTCTTCATCGAATCAAAATAAAGAGTGAAAATAGTACAATAATTATATAAGTGCTTCACTACTTCAGCAATAGAATGAAAAAGAGTAACCTTTGAGTAGGGGTTCTTGAAATCAAAAAGATGAATTTATACAGATAAAAATGGAGGAATATAAAAAGATTCTTaaagttataaattaaatatgtggaggttatgaatatgaaaaatatgaaacTTATGATTAGAAATAAGTATATGAGTTATGAtggtgaatattttttttaaaaaatatcgaaaaaaataataaaaaacataCCTGTGAAATTGTTGGATCCAAGATACAATGACTGCAAGTTACTCAATCTTCCAATTTCACTATGTATTGGTCATCAAACTCATTTGTTGATAAATCCAATATTTGAAGTTGTGAACAATTTGACATGCTTTTAGGCATATGACCATGAAGCTTGTTTCTGGATAGATAAAGCTCTTTGAGACCATTGCATAAACCATTTGGAAGACTT
It contains:
- the LOC129894456 gene encoding putative leucine-rich repeat receptor-like serine/threonine-protein kinase At2g24130; translation: MAGSLPPEIGNLKVARLIDLSRNQLSNGIPREIGGLQNLVHLSLRHNKLQGTIPDSMSNMVGLEFLDLSHNNISGTIPMSLEKLQYLKYFNVSDNKLYGEIPSGDPFKNLSSQFFIYNEALCGSSRFSVPPCPTSSKHRSNRKKVLLLFLLLGIALVFVPITFVFVWIRNRRGKSSSQQADSLSTVARERISYYELLRATNALSESNLIGSGSFGSVYKGVLRSGTAIAVKVFNLQLEAAFKSFDTECEVLCSLRHRNLVKVISSCSNLDFKALVLEYMPNGNLEKYLYSHNYFLDIRQRPSIMIDVACALEYLHHECLLPVIHYDLTSCWMRIWLPT